Proteins encoded by one window of Prunus dulcis unplaced genomic scaffold, ALMONDv2, whole genome shotgun sequence:
- the LOC117613157 gene encoding UPF0481 protein At3g47200-like produces the protein MEIEIERVDGESTSIPIKDEPTVEDLRKKLLEHSPWLPSCCIFRVPEVIRRQKIQAYEPNIVSIGPIHRHHRAEKFKLFEDVKRWYLHCLLSSSQYVSLESLIKVVMELGKSARDCYAYPLDDLNEKDFVEMMILDGCFLLQLFRKAYFCVLEEDYDPVFDVSCTQEHLYHDLLLLENQLPWSVLECLYNLTANCPSQVASLTYLVLNFFRQSSADELMLTHSFSQPHKILHILDLVRTVMVNGFEEKLDEHVENKQKKNELNLPQRIPNATSLSEAGIKFRKRQTKGEGWCIMNIEFKKGVFTIPPLAIDERTEPLFRNLIAFEQCHHFRLHKITSYAVLMDNLIDSKDDVDFLCDKGILGNWLNADDAAQFFNKLYNDTSVSYYYADLSNDVNEYYKTKWHRFMEILRSDYFSTPWRIISFIAAFILLVLTLVQTIYAIQEP, from the coding sequence ATGGAAATTGAAATAGAAAGAGTTGATGGTGAGAGTACATCAATTCCTATAAAAGATGAACCCACTGTCGAAGACTTAAGAAAGAAGCTTCTTGAACATTCGCCCTGGCTTCCTTCGTGCTGCATCTTCAGAGTTCCCGAGGTGATTCGGAGACAAAAGATACAGGCCTATGAACCTAACATTGTCTCCATCGGACCCATCCATCGCCACCACCGAGctgaaaaattcaaactctTCGAAGATGTGAAACGGTGGTATTTACATTGCCTTCTCTCCTCATCCCAGTATGTAAGTTTGGAGAGCTTGATCAAAGTGGTCATGGAGTTGGGTAAAAGCGCCCGCGACTGTTACGCGTACCCGTTGGATGATCTCAATGAAAAAGACTTTGTAGAAATGATGATACTTGACGGTTGCTTCCTGTTACAACTATTTCGAAAGGCATATTTTTGTGTGCTAGAAGAGGATTATGACCCCGTTTTCGACGTGTCCTGCACGCAGGAACATCTGTACCATGACCTTctgctgctagaaaatcagcTACCTTGGTCTGTGCTGGAGTGTTTGTACAACCTAACTGCCAATTGCCCTAGCCAAGTGGCCTCCCTCACTTATCTCGTGCTCAACTTCTTCAGGCAATCCTCGGCGGATGAACTGATGTTGACCCACAGCTTCAGCCAGCCACATAAGATTTTGCACATACTTGATCTGGTAAGAACCGTGATGGTTAATGGATTCGAGGAGAAGTTGGATGAGCATGTGGAAAATaagcagaaaaagaatgaaCTAAACTTGCCTCAACGGATCCCAAACGCAACATCTCTTTCGGAGGCCGGCATAAAGTTCagaaaaagacaaacaaaGGGAGAGGGATGGTGCATAATGAACATAGAGTTCAAAAAAGGGGTTTTTACAATTCCGCCGCTGGCAATTGATGAGAGGACAGAGCCTCTGTTCAGGAACCTCATTGCCTTTGAACAATGCCACCACTTTCGCCTGCACAAGATAACATCCTACGCCGTTTTGATGGATAACCTCATCGACTCCAAAGACGATGTAGATTTTCTTTGTGACAAAGGAATATTGGGCAATTGGTTGAACGCGGATGATGCTGCCCAATTCTTCAACAAGCTTTACAATGACACCAGCGTCAGTTATTACTACGCTGATCTCTCCAACGATGTGAATGAGTATTACAAGACTAAATGGCATAGGTTTATGGAAATATTGAGGAGTGACTATTTTTCTACCCCATGGAGAATCATCTCTTTCATCGCAGCCTTTATCCTCCTGGTCCTCACCCTAGTGCAGACCATATATGCTATTCAGGagccttaa